GATTAGAAATTCAATTCTTGGGAGATAAATATCTATTTGTATTAAATTCATGATTTTTGCTTTAATATCCCATTTAAAGTGGATTTAAGAATTAACTTGAACAGTATGAAAATTATTTTTTAAGAATTGTTCAATTTGAATACCCTCTTTTTTGGAAATATTATTTGCAATGGAATATTTTATTATTGAGTGAATAACTTGGGTCGCTTTTTCTAAAGCCTGTACTATCTCTAATTTTTCCAGATATCCTATCAACAAGCTAGCAAATAAATCTCCAGTCCCGCTAAAGTTTCTCTCCAATTTTTCTGAGAAAAATTCTGAATATTCCCTTGTTTTTGGGTCATAGGCAACAGTACCAACAAGATCGCCTTTTTCTACGCTGGTAACCACTGTTACTCCATTTATTTTAAGGCTTAATATGGCCCTAATTATTTCATCTTTATTATTTATCTTTTCCGTGTTAGTTAGCATTTTAAGTTCTGTTATGTTAGGTGTTATGATGTCTGCGTGTTTTATGAGACTACGAAACCCACTTACAATCCTTTGATCAAAAATAGGGTAGAGTAGTCCATCGTCCGCAAACACAGGGTCGATTATTATTTTTTCAAACTTTAATAGTTTGAACATATTCTTTATGATTTTTTGTTGATTATTGCTTCCAAGAAAGCCACTATAGAATATGTTAAAGCTTACGTTTTGCTTTTTCCAAGACAAAATAAACTTTTCTAGTTTATTTGTTAAATCTACTATTTCAAATTCTTCATAAGCTGTTGTTGCGGAGAGAACAGCGGTTACAAATGGACAAACTTGCATATTAAATGATGATATAACCGGTATGCACATTGTAAGCGATGTGCGCCCCATTGTCGAAATGTCATGCATAGCCAATACTCTCTTCATAACTTCATTTCCCTGTTATATTTATACGTTTTTATTCTTGAACTTGCATCCGTTTCAATTGGACTTGCTCCGTATTTTAAGTACATATGATATCCAATTCCTGCAATCATTGCTCCATTATCTGTACAAAGGTCAATTGGGGGATAGTAAGCTTCTATTGCAAGATTTTTGATTTTTTCTCTTAAGTAAAGATTGCTAGCAACGCCCCCAGATATTATTAATTTTTTTATATTTGTGGTCTTTATTGCTCTTTTTATTGGATTTAGTAGAATTCCAAAAGCTGCTCTTTGGAAGCTTGCAGCGATGTTATTTTTTGTAATTTTCTCATTTTTGTCTTTAAATTTTTCAATTTGATGTATGCATGCCGTTTTAAGCCCCGAATACGAAAAGTCATACCAATTTTCTTTTTTTTCAAAAATTGTAATTGGGAAATTAAACGCATATTCATTGCCACTTTTAGCTAGTTTTTCTATATTAGGGCCTCCTGGAAAACCCATGTTATAGTATTTTGCTATCTTGTCAAATGCTTCTCCGCAAGCATCATCAAGGGTGCGTCCAAGTATTTGAACATGATCAAAATTATTTTGTTTTGCAAGTATTGTGTGTCCCCCACTGAGTATTAAAGATAGAAAAGGGTATTCTATCTTTTCAGTCATTAAGGGAGAATAGAGATGGCCTAGAATATGATCAATGCAAATTAAGGGTTTTCTGAGTGCAATTGATAATCCTTTTGCAAAATTTATTCCGACAATTAAAGAACCAATAAGTCCTGGTTTAGATGTAACTGCTATTAAATCAATATCTGATGCGTTAATTTGGGCATCCTTTAAAGCTTTTTTGCAGACGTACATAATAAACTCTGTATGTAGCCTTGAGGCAATTTCTGGAACCACACCATAATATTTTTTATGTTCGTCTTGACTGAGCTTAACATTGCTTAAAATTTTAGTTCCATCTTCTACAATGGCTGCACAACAGTCATCACATGAGCTCTCTATTCCAAGCACTTTCATTATTTTCCTCTTTCTCATAAAGATTTAATAGGTCTTTAAATTCGAATTCCTTATTTAAGTTTTCCGATTCTTGGTTGAGTATTTTGAGGGTGTTTTTTGACCAAATATGTCCTATCACTTTTACAATTCCCTTAATTCTAGCTATTTGTTTTGCCTTTTCAAGTGATGCCATGACATCTTTTTCATTATCCTTATTATCCAAGAAGATATCCCTTCTTTCTACCCTTATGCCAATTTTTTCTCCAACTTTTACTGATGTGCTTTCTTTAGTAGTAAAGCTGTCGAAAAAATATCTGTCCTCTTCTTTAAGTTTGGTTAAAATAGTTCTCATTATTTCTTCATTTGATGTAATCAGGCTACCCATGTGATTGTTCATTATCTTTGCATTGGGATATTCTTTAAATGTTGTTTCGATTTTTGTCCGCACCATGTTCTCATTATCGTCAATGTTGATGTGAAATTTTTCTATTGAATTTTTATGCTGTGATTGCATCGGGAAATGAATCATTATAATTTTGTTTTCACTTATTAGCCTATTGTAGGCATACTTCGATTTAGATAAAAAAGGGATAATTGCAAAGTTGATTTTCAGGTTAATTTTTATAAATTTTTCCAACATAAATTCATCGTATCCGACATCATCAATGACGAGATAAAACTCGGGCTTTAAAGTTTGAGCCTTGAGCCTTTTTTTATCTCTCATAAAATTCTCTTTTTTAACTTTTTCTAGTTTCTTTCTGAAATCTAGGTTAATTGCTACCGCATTATTCTTAATGTAAGCAAGGCCAGAGAATAACAAAACCACCGCACCAACGATAGTGAATAAAACGAACAATATTGCAATTTTCGTCTTATTCTCCTTTATTAAAACATAAACACCTCTAATATTCATGCTTGATGATTAGTAAAACAAAACCCAACATTAATGTCAATGTTTATTGATAAAGTTCTTCTCTAAGTTTTTTAAGTACTCTTTTCTCAATTTGCCTTACAGTTTCTGAAGAGATTCCAAGTTCACTAGAAATGTCCTTCAAAGTGCTTTTTTTATCATTATTATCAAGGTTGTACCTTTTTCTTATTATATATCTCTCTTTATGGTTTAACTTGGTGTTTAGTATATGATTTAGGTGATTTAAAGTAGAGTTTTGTTCAAGAGTACTTTCGGGATTAAAAGAGTTATCCTCATAAAGATTTAAAAGTGTGGAATTTTCTGATCCCTCAATTTCTTTGTCAAGAGAATATTCTTTTTCAAGATATGGAATGATCTTTATGTACTGAGCGGGAGTCAAATTAAATTTTTCCATTATATCTTCTTTTTTGGGATATTTTTCTTCTTCCATGAGATATTTGTTTATCTGTAGTATTAAGTTTTCTTTCCTATAAGGCACCTTTACAAGTCTGGTCTTAGTATTTAACGCTCTTTGGAGAGATTGCTTAATCCAAAAGGAAGCGTAGGTTGAAAATTTGGTATTTTTGCTCGGGTCATATTTCTCAGCAGCCCTTATTAGCCCTAAATTACCTTCCTGAATCAAGTCTTCAATTTTCAAGCCTTTCCCAGCGTATCTCTTAATTATTTTCAAGACTAGACGTAAATTAGCATTAATCATTTTATTTTTGGCCTTCATATCTCCACGCCTAATCTTAGCAGCAAGTTCAACCTCTTCTTCGTGGGTTATTAACCTGTGCTCCCTTACCGACTTCAAATATATGTTTAAATCCTCGTTACTAAATATATTCACAACACTTCTCCCTATCTTTTAAATTTATGTTATGTATCTTACAAGCACCTCCCCATTTAAAGTGTAGAGCAAAAAGCATGCCAACAATAAGTAAAAGTGTTAATTATCGGCTAGAATTATCTGTTTCCGCTATTTGATTGTAGATTAAATCAGCAAGACCGAAATTTTTAAATTTTGCTATTTGTTTTGCTCTTTCTAAATAAAGCATATCTTCAAAAATTTCTTCTGTTTGCCCTCCGTTTATTAGGTTATTTTCTTTCTTCAGAGAGCTTCTCATGCTCTTAAGCATCTGGTTGATAAATACTGCCTCAAATTCTAAAGAGGCGTCATAGAGCTCTCTGTTGTGTTTGTCCACCACCTGCTTCGCTTTTTTTTCTAAATTTTTTATTTGATTTATTTGACTTTTTGTTTCCAGATATTGCAGGTCAATCCCACTATTCATTTTTCTCCTCCAAGATTAATTCTCCGTTTAACTTATTGATTTTTTTAGATTTTTTAATTATCGTTATGAGCTCATCGTTAGTGAGTTCGTCCGCATTTTTTGATATAAATTCACTTAGGCTCATTTTTTGTATTTCTACCTTTACTTTTTCGTTGCTTTTATTACCAAATGAGCTATTTTCATTTCTTTCAATTAAGAGCACTAAAGGCCCTATTTCTGCATTTTTACTTGCCATTATGATTTTATCTGTTTCATTTATTAAAACAATGGGAGAAGTTTCTATTTCTATTTGTTCAATCTCGCTTAGCAATCCAACTTTTTCTGTCTCTATCTCTATTATGACCCCAGATTTTATATTATTTTTGACACCTTTTTGATTAAGCTTTTTACTTATTTCATCTGCTAGGGTATAATCTTCCTTATTTAGCATGATATTGTACCGGGAATAATCTCTGCTCTCATGTATTGTAGCTCCCTTTACTACATGTCCTGTTCCTCTTGATTTTTCGTTAGTGGTTATTGGGCCTGAAGCGATTGCTATTAACTTTCCATCTCTGTCTTTCAGTTCTGTTCTTAACAGTATGCCGTTTGTTAAATCTTTCGAATCCAATACAGACGCCACATAAACATCCTGATTTGATCCCTTAATCATATTTCCATTTAACCTGAACGTTACGTGTACCAAGGCGATATTCTTGCTTCCCATGTTGTTTACATCTATTTCATCTCCCTTCATTCCAATTTGAGTCAGCATCTTGCTTAGAGCCTCTTTATCCTTCTTGAGGGTGTCCCCTTTTCCAGTGAGTCCCGCTACTATACCGATTCCTGATAACACAGATGAATTTGTGGGCTGTATTTTTGCAAGTTCTTTTAGCCTTATCTTCTCCCCTGATTGGCCAGAAACGCTATCCCTACTAACCCCTTGAAGAGGCTGATCCTCTTGGGAAAATGAAATGAGAATCGTCCTTAAGCTTAATATAAAGAACACCACCAACCTCATCATGCTCTAGTACCTCTCATACAGGAGATATAGTCTACCCTTATTTTAATATTATTGCAATTCCCTATAGCTTTTACTTTTCCTCCAGGCTAGCCAACGGGATTAGTTTGTTGAAATTTATTTTCTAAGTTATTTTTGTTTCTGTATTTTGTCCAGTTTTATTTCATTATGTTTGTCAATTTCATATAAGACAATATATTTGGCGTTATTTAGCTCGTTTAAGCTTAAGAATTCAGTGAGTCTAGCTGTATTTATTTTGTATTTAAAATAAATACTGTCTTCATTTAGGTGTTGTCCAGCCTTTAAATGTGCTTTTGTAAATACAATTGGCTCTATTATGTCGATATACAAATTTACTTTATCATGCTTTTTATAATCTTCGAATTTTTTTGCATAATAAACTACAGTCTTTTGAATGGGTATATTTTTATATGATTTATTTTTTATTACCCGAAATTTGATTTTGTCAGAGTACTTATTCTCTATATTAATTTCTGATTCGTCAAAGCTAAATTGAAGTATGTAAATATTCTTATTTGTTAGATTTTTTGTAATATGGCCAATCATTTCAAATATTATTTGCTTTTGCTTAAAATGAGGACCTATGTAAACTTGTGATGCATAGCCGTCACTACATATTTTTGAATATTTTCCTGACAAGAAATACACCTTGCTGGGGGATATTTCAAAACACTTATCATAAGAGACAGCTTGTGCCAAATTTGTTGCTAGAAAATAGACAAGCGTAATACCATTTATGTATTTTTTCACTACCTTTTCAAGTTATTGGCAATACCCAACATGTTATCTGAGGTTTGAATTGCTTTTGAGTTTATCTCATAAGCCCTTTGTGCAACAATCATTGTTACCATTTCTTCTGCAACAGATACATTTGACATTTCAAGAATTCCTTGTCTTAGTCGACCCATACCATCACTCCCAGGAGTTCCCGATATTTCCTCCCCAGATCCAACTGTTTCCTTAAAAACATTGCTTCCAACTGCAACAAGACCTGCTGGATTTATAAACCTTGAAATCTCTATTTGCCCAAGTTCGACTGGATCAGAATCACCATCAATTTTTACAGATATCATTCCTTCTTGGGATATTGTAAGAGAGTCCTGTATATACTCTTCAGGAAAAGACACCTCGGGCAACAACCTATATCCTTGGCTTGTTACAAGATCCCCATTTGCATCTATTTTAAACGAACCGTCTCTGGTATAACCATAAGTCCCGTCTGGTAAAATCATCTTGTAAAAACCGTCGCCCTCAATTGCAACATCAGTGTTCAAATTGGTAGCCCTAAACTTTCCCTGCTCAAAAATTCTATGTGTTGCCGATACTTTTGTTCCATGTCCAACCTGATTTCCAAGAGGCCTTACTGTGTCCTCAGTAGCAGGAGTTCCAGCCCTGTTCTGTGTCTGATAAACTAAATCCTCAAACTCTGCTCTCGTCTTTTTAAAGCCCGTAGTGTTAACATTTGAAAGGTTATTAGCGATTGTATCTACGTTATATTGCTGCGCCTTCATACCACTGGCAGCCGTCCATAGTGATCTCATCATAAAATAGCTCCCTTAAAACTTTCCAATTTCGTTAATCAACTTACCAAGGAGCAAGTCCTCAGTCTGTATCGTCTTCTGATTTGCTTCGTAAGCTCTATTAACCTCAATCATCAATACCATCTCGTTAATAGCATTCACATTAGACCCTTCCAAAGTGCCGGTTTCAATTTTAGGTCTTAAACCCACCGCAACTTCTCTAGGGGCTCCCGATATTTCTGTGCTATCCCAGAGAGAGTTCCCCTGTTTCTTTAAAAACCTCGTTTTTTCAAACCTTACGATCTTTAGATTATCAAGTAGCTCGTAATTTTCCCAGGAGTTTTCATGTTCGCTCACAAGTCTTCTAGGATCAGTTTCAAATTCACCATTATGAAATATTTGACCCTGATCTGTTATTTTAAAGTTGTTATCCTTTAAATGAATATATCCTTTCTCTCCAATAACGGGGTATCCATCCTTTGTAACAAGCATGCCTTCCTTTCCAAGTGTAAAAGATCCATTTCTTGTATACCTTTCTCCCTTTGGGGTGCGAATCACAAAAAAACCTTCACCAGTTAACGCC
The sequence above is drawn from the Borrelia sp. RT5S genome and encodes:
- a CDS encoding pyridoxamine kinase, with the protein product MKRVLAMHDISTMGRTSLTMCIPVISSFNMQVCPFVTAVLSATTAYEEFEIVDLTNKLEKFILSWKKQNVSFNIFYSGFLGSNNQQKIIKNMFKLLKFEKIIIDPVFADDGLLYPIFDQRIVSGFRSLIKHADIITPNITELKMLTNTEKINNKDEIIRAILSLKINGVTVVTSVEKGDLVGTVAYDPKTREYSEFFSEKLERNFSGTGDLFASLLIGYLEKLEIVQALEKATQVIHSIIKYSIANNISKKEGIQIEQFLKNNFHTVQVNS
- a CDS encoding flagellar basal body P-ring protein FlgI codes for the protein MMRLVVFFILSLRTILISFSQEDQPLQGVSRDSVSGQSGEKIRLKELAKIQPTNSSVLSGIGIVAGLTGKGDTLKKDKEALSKMLTQIGMKGDEIDVNNMGSKNIALVHVTFRLNGNMIKGSNQDVYVASVLDSKDLTNGILLRTELKDRDGKLIAIASGPITTNEKSRGTGHVVKGATIHESRDYSRYNIMLNKEDYTLADEISKKLNQKGVKNNIKSGVIIEIETEKVGLLSEIEQIEIETSPIVLINETDKIIMASKNAEIGPLVLLIERNENSSFGNKSNEKVKVEIQKMSLSEFISKNADELTNDELITIIKKSKKINKLNGELILEEKNE
- a CDS encoding rod-binding protein yields the protein MNSGIDLQYLETKSQINQIKNLEKKAKQVVDKHNRELYDASLEFEAVFINQMLKSMRSSLKKENNLINGGQTEEIFEDMLYLERAKQIAKFKNFGLADLIYNQIAETDNSSR
- the tsaD gene encoding tRNA (adenosine(37)-N6)-threonylcarbamoyltransferase complex transferase subunit TsaD: MKVLGIESSCDDCCAAIVEDGTKILSNVKLSQDEHKKYYGVVPEIASRLHTEFIMYVCKKALKDAQINASDIDLIAVTSKPGLIGSLIVGINFAKGLSIALRKPLICIDHILGHLYSPLMTEKIEYPFLSLILSGGHTILAKQNNFDHVQILGRTLDDACGEAFDKIAKYYNMGFPGGPNIEKLAKSGNEYAFNFPITIFEKKENWYDFSYSGLKTACIHQIEKFKDKNEKITKNNIAASFQRAAFGILLNPIKRAIKTTNIKKLIISGGVASNLYLREKIKNLAIEAYYPPIDLCTDNGAMIAGIGYHMYLKYGASPIETDASSRIKTYKYNREMKL
- a CDS encoding RNA polymerase sigma factor RpoD/SigA, yielding MNIFSNEDLNIYLKSVREHRLITHEEEVELAAKIRRGDMKAKNKMINANLRLVLKIIKRYAGKGLKIEDLIQEGNLGLIRAAEKYDPSKNTKFSTYASFWIKQSLQRALNTKTRLVKVPYRKENLILQINKYLMEEEKYPKKEDIMEKFNLTPAQYIKIIPYLEKEYSLDKEIEGSENSTLLNLYEDNSFNPESTLEQNSTLNHLNHILNTKLNHKERYIIRKRYNLDNNDKKSTLKDISSELGISSETVRQIEKRVLKKLREELYQ
- the flgG gene encoding flagellar basal-body rod protein FlgG is translated as MMRSLWTAASGMKAQQYNVDTIANNLSNVNTTGFKKTRAEFEDLVYQTQNRAGTPATEDTVRPLGNQVGHGTKVSATHRIFEQGKFRATNLNTDVAIEGDGFYKMILPDGTYGYTRDGSFKIDANGDLVTSQGYRLLPEVSFPEEYIQDSLTISQEGMISVKIDGDSDPVELGQIEISRFINPAGLVAVGSNVFKETVGSGEEISGTPGSDGMGRLRQGILEMSNVSVAEEMVTMIVAQRAYEINSKAIQTSDNMLGIANNLKR
- a CDS encoding divergent polysaccharide deacetylase family protein; the protein is MNIRGVYVLIKENKTKIAILFVLFTIVGAVVLLFSGLAYIKNNAVAINLDFRKKLEKVKKENFMRDKKRLKAQTLKPEFYLVIDDVGYDEFMLEKFIKINLKINFAIIPFLSKSKYAYNRLISENKIIMIHFPMQSQHKNSIEKFHINIDDNENMVRTKIETTFKEYPNAKIMNNHMGSLITSNEEIMRTILTKLKEEDRYFFDSFTTKESTSVKVGEKIGIRVERRDIFLDNKDNEKDVMASLEKAKQIARIKGIVKVIGHIWSKNTLKILNQESENLNKEFEFKDLLNLYEKEENNESAWNRELM
- the flgF gene encoding flagellar basal-body rod protein FlgF; its protein translation is MVRGIYTAASGMVAQRHRLDVIANNLANVDLAGYKGDLSVQKAFPELLIRRLNDDGLYRFPRGYLETAPVVGKIGTGVEENETYTSFEQGPLKTTGNPLDVALTGEGFFVIRTPKGERYTRNGSFTLGKEGMLVTKDGYPVIGEKGYIHLKDNNFKITDQGQIFHNGEFETDPRRLVSEHENSWENYELLDNLKIVRFEKTRFLKKQGNSLWDSTEISGAPREVAVGLRPKIETGTLEGSNVNAINEMVLMIEVNRAYEANQKTIQTEDLLLGKLINEIGKF